One Pseudochaenichthys georgianus chromosome 7, fPseGeo1.2, whole genome shotgun sequence DNA segment encodes these proteins:
- the ctdsp2 gene encoding carboxy-terminal domain RNA polymerase II polypeptide A small phosphatase 2 isoform X2, whose protein sequence is MESSVITQVQKEDVQVSPKTGQVSRSALKQPRSCSIFKALFCCLKAQDDPKPPPTPPPSHQALLEAQENGMVVKQSEYSLLPEIEAQDQGKLCVVIDLDETLVHSSFKPISNADFIVPVEIEGTTHQVYVMKRPYVDEFLQRMGELFECVLFTASLAKYADPVTDLLDHCGVFRTRLFRESCVFHQGCYVKDLSRLGRDLNKTLILDNSPASYIFHPNNAVPVVSWFDDMDDAELLNLLPVFEELSQAEDVYTQLDLLRGH, encoded by the exons ATGGAAAGTTCTGTTATCACCCAAGTGCAGAAAGAAGACGTGCAAGTGTCACCGAAAACAG GCCAGGTGAGCCGGTCTGCCTTGAAACAGCCTCGAAGTTGTAGCATCTTCAAGGCGCTCTTCTGCTGCCTTAAAGCTCAGGATGACCCCAAGCCACCACCAACACCACCGCCTTCCCATCAGGCCCTGCTGGAGGCGCAGGAAAATGGGATGGTTGTCAAG CAATCTGAATATAGCCTCCTGCCTGAGATAGAGGCCCAGGACCAAGGGAAGTTATGTGTGGTCATAGATCTGGATGAAACCCTGGTGCACAGCTCATTCAAG CCTATTAGTAATGCAGACTTCATCGTGCCTGTGGAGATAGAGGGGACCACACACCAg GTGTATGTGATGAAGAGGCCGTACGTGGACGAGTTCCTGCAGAGGATGGGAGAGCTGTTTGAATGTGTGCTGTTTACAGCCAGTCTTGCAAAG TATGCGGACCCAGTGACGGACCTGCTGGATCATTGTGGTGTGTTCAGGACCCGGTTATTCCGGGAATCTTGTGTATTCCACCAAGGCTGCTATGTCAAAGATTTGAGCCGCCTGGGCAGAGATCTCAACAAAACCCTCATCCTGGATAACTCCCCCGCCTCCTACATCTTCCACCCTAATAATGCT GTTCCTGTGGTGTCATGGTTTGATGACATGGATGACGCTGAGCTGCTAAACCTTCTGCCTGTGTTTGAGGAACTCAGTCAGGCTGAGGATGTTTACACGCAGCTGGACCTGCTCCGTGGACATTAA
- the tegt gene encoding probable Bax inhibitor 1, translating into MNVFDRNINFDSLFKFSQISHSTQVHLKNVYSSLALCMFVAAAGSYVHVVTRLFQGGLLSVLGSLGMMFWLAMTPHNSETEKKRLAILAGFAFLTGVGLGPTLDFVIAVNPSIIMTAFMGTSIIFVCFTLSALYAKRRTYLFLGGTLMSGLSLLFLMSVMNLFFGSVMLFKAHMYLGLLIMCGFVLFDTQLIIEKAENGDKDYIWHCVDLFLDFITIFRKLMVILAMNDKEKKKEKK; encoded by the exons ATGAACGTGTTCGACCGCAATATCAACTTTGACTCCCTCTTCAAGTTCTCCCAAAT ATCTCACTCCACCCAGGTGCACTTGAAGAATGTGTACTCCAGCCTGgcattgtgtatgtttgtggctGCGGCTGGCTCCTACGTCCATGTCGTCACACGCCTCTTTCAG GGAGGTCTGCTGTCCGTGCTCGGCTCCCTGGGCATGATGTTCTGGCTCGCCATGACGCCTCACAACTCTGAGACGGAGAAGAAGAGACTGGCGATCCTCGCTGGATTTGCCTTCCTCACAG GTGTTGGCCTTGGTCCCACTCTGGACTTCGTCATCGCTGTCAATCCAAG CATCATCATGACGGCTTTCATGGGAACCTCCATTATTTTCGTTTGCTTCACTCTGAGCGCTCTCTATGCCAAACGCAGGACCTACCTGTTCCTGGGAG GCACTCTGATGTCTGGCCTCTCCCTGCTGTTCCTGATGTCTGTGATGAACCTGTTCTTTGGATCTGTGATGCTCTTTAAG GCTCACATGTACCTCGGGCTGCTCATCATGTGCGGCTTCGTCCTGTTCGACACTCAGCTCATCATCGAGAAAGCAGAGAACGGAGACAAGGACTACATCTG GCACTGTGTGGACTTGTTCCTGGACTTCATCACCATCTTCAGGAAACTgatggtcatcctcgccatgaACGATAAG gagaagaagaaggagaagaagtaA
- the ctdsp2 gene encoding carboxy-terminal domain RNA polymerase II polypeptide A small phosphatase 2 isoform X1, producing MESSVITQVQKEDVQVSPKTGSSLFGTIPHPTTIPGQVSRSALKQPRSCSIFKALFCCLKAQDDPKPPPTPPPSHQALLEAQENGMVVKQSEYSLLPEIEAQDQGKLCVVIDLDETLVHSSFKPISNADFIVPVEIEGTTHQVYVMKRPYVDEFLQRMGELFECVLFTASLAKYADPVTDLLDHCGVFRTRLFRESCVFHQGCYVKDLSRLGRDLNKTLILDNSPASYIFHPNNAVPVVSWFDDMDDAELLNLLPVFEELSQAEDVYTQLDLLRGH from the exons ATGGAAAGTTCTGTTATCACCCAAGTGCAGAAAGAAGACGTGCAAGTGTCACCGAAAACAG GTTCCAGCTTGTTTGGCACCATCCCACATCCTACTACTATACCAG GCCAGGTGAGCCGGTCTGCCTTGAAACAGCCTCGAAGTTGTAGCATCTTCAAGGCGCTCTTCTGCTGCCTTAAAGCTCAGGATGACCCCAAGCCACCACCAACACCACCGCCTTCCCATCAGGCCCTGCTGGAGGCGCAGGAAAATGGGATGGTTGTCAAG CAATCTGAATATAGCCTCCTGCCTGAGATAGAGGCCCAGGACCAAGGGAAGTTATGTGTGGTCATAGATCTGGATGAAACCCTGGTGCACAGCTCATTCAAG CCTATTAGTAATGCAGACTTCATCGTGCCTGTGGAGATAGAGGGGACCACACACCAg GTGTATGTGATGAAGAGGCCGTACGTGGACGAGTTCCTGCAGAGGATGGGAGAGCTGTTTGAATGTGTGCTGTTTACAGCCAGTCTTGCAAAG TATGCGGACCCAGTGACGGACCTGCTGGATCATTGTGGTGTGTTCAGGACCCGGTTATTCCGGGAATCTTGTGTATTCCACCAAGGCTGCTATGTCAAAGATTTGAGCCGCCTGGGCAGAGATCTCAACAAAACCCTCATCCTGGATAACTCCCCCGCCTCCTACATCTTCCACCCTAATAATGCT GTTCCTGTGGTGTCATGGTTTGATGACATGGATGACGCTGAGCTGCTAAACCTTCTGCCTGTGTTTGAGGAACTCAGTCAGGCTGAGGATGTTTACACGCAGCTGGACCTGCTCCGTGGACATTAA
- the LOC117449546 gene encoding natural resistance-associated macrophage protein 2-like, with translation MTQRRKMFSFLRSVRDRPPEDIHISSLPPSVPTDQEPEQNGGRDISAGDMEGEKSVVQTTHTHRGSAPSVFLQKQNNEPVSSTYFEQKVPVPEEDSEKCFSFRKLWAFTGPGFLMSIAYLDPGNIESDLQSGAKAGFKLLWVLLAATIIGLLLQRLGARLGVVTGMHLAEVCNRQYRTVPRIILWLMVEIAIIGSDMQEVIGCAIAFNLLSSGRIPLWAGVLITIIDTFVFLILDKYGLRKLEAFFGLLITVMAITFGYEYVTVGADQGQLLKGMFVPSCEGCGPVQITQAVGIVGAVIMPHNIYLHSALVKSRDVDRSNKKEVKEANKYYFIESTVALFISFLINVFVVAVFAEAFYERTNEEVYNICNQTGTPHSHLFPLNNDTLEVNLYKGGVVLGCFFGPAALYIWAVGILAAGQSSTMTGTYSGQFVMEGFLNLRWSRFARVILTRSIAITPTLLVAIFQDVQHLTGMNDFLNVLQSMQLPFALIPILTFTSLPSLMNEFANGLVYKIGGGLVILVVCAINTYFVVVYVTELNSVWLYVLAAFLSIAYLTFVGYLVWLCLIALGVSCLDPSTRRGNDTRILMETQPEFDS, from the exons ATGACACAGAGGAGGAAGATGTTTTCCTTCCTGCGGTCAG TGAGAGACCGTCCTCCGGAGGATATCCACATCTCCTCTCTGCCTCCCAGTGTTCCCACAGACCAGGAGCCAGAGCAGAACGGAGGACGAG ATATTTCAGCCGGGGACATGGAGGGAGAGAAATCAGTGGTCCAgacgacgcacacacacagaggctcCGCCCCCTCAGTCTTCCTCCAGAAACAGAATAATGAACCGGTTTCTAGTACCTACTTTGAACAAAAGGTCCCTGTTCCCGAGGAGGACAGCGAG AAGTGCTTCAGTTTCAGGAAGCTTTGGGCCTTCACGGGGCCGGGCTTCCTGATGAGCATCGCCTACCTGGACCCCGGGAACATCGAGTCGGACCTGCAGTCTGGAGCTAAAGCTGGCTTTAAG CTCCTCTGGGTGCTGCTGGCGGCCACCATCATCGGCCTGCTGCTGCAGCGGCTCGGCGCTCGACTCGGCGTCGTCACGGGGATGCACCTCGCCGAGGTCTGCAACCGGCAGTACCGCACG GTTCCTCGTATCATCCTGTGGTTGATGGTGGAGATCGCCATCATCGGCTCCGACATGCAGGAAGTGATCGGCTGCGCCATCGCTTTCAACCTCCTCTCCTCCGGCAG GATCCCGTTGTGGGCAGGCGTTCTCATCACCATCATCGACACCTTCGTCTTCCTCATCTTGGACAAATACG GCCTCAGGAAGCTGGAGGCCTTCTTCGGTTTGCTCATCACCGTCATGGCCATCACCTTCGGATATGAG tatGTGACGGTGGGTGCGGATCAGGGCCAGCTGCTGAAGGGGATGTTCGTGCCGAGCTGCGAGGGCTGCGGCCCGGTTCAGATTACTCAGGCCGTCGGCATCGTGGGGGCCGTCATCATGCCTCACAACATATACCTCCACTCTGCTCTGGTCAAG TCTCGAGACGTGGATCGGTCGAACAAGAAAGAAGTAAAGGAGGCCAACAAATACTACTTCATAGAGTCGACCGTGGCGCTCTTCATCTCCTTCCTCATCAACGTGTTTGTGGTGGCTGTGTTCGCCGAGGCTTTCTATGAGCGAACAAACGAAGAAGTG TACAACATCTGCAATCAAACGGGAACTCCTCACTCACATCTCTTCCCTCTGAACAATGACACTCTGGAGGTGAACCTCTACAAAGGG gGAGTGGTGCTCGGCTGTTTCTTTGGCCCGGCGGCGCTCTACATCTGGGCCGTGGGAATCCTCGCAGCTGGTCAGAGCTCCACCATGACGGGAACGTACTCCGGACAGTTTGTCATGGAG GGTTTCTTGAACCTGCGCTGGTCGCGTTTCGCTCGGGTGATTTTGACCCGCTCCATcgccatcacccccaccctgcTGGTGGCCATCTTCCAGGACGTGCAGCACCTGACGGGCATGAACGACTTCCTGAACGTGCTGCAGAGCATGCAG CTGCCATTCGCGCTCATCCCCATCCTCACTTTCACCAGCCTGCCATCTCTCATGAACGAGTTTGCCAACGGATT AGTGTATAAGATCGGGGGAGGCCTGGTGATCCTGGTGGTCTGTGCCATCAACACGTACTTCGTGGTGGTCTACGTGACGGAGCTGAACAGCGTGTGGCTGTATGTGCTGGCTGCGTTCCTCTCCATAGCATACCTGACATTTGTGGGATATTTG GTGTGGTTGTGTCTGATCGCTCTGGGAGTTTCCTGCCTGGATCCGAGCACGAGGAGAGGGAACGACACGAGGATCCTGATGGAGACGCAGCCGGAGTTTGACTCCTGA